Proteins encoded together in one Desulfosporosinus meridiei DSM 13257 window:
- a CDS encoding DUF2680 domain-containing protein, whose amino-acid sequence MKKKLVVGVLSAVLIAGGATAAFGATDSAKLDEIKSLTQQMFGIQKQIVDKEVEAGLRTAEQAEALKGFIDKHQEASDKALAEGKVFGPGMAGKHPEMRDKVMKFKNGEPMTDEELAAWSEAAQARLTAQIEAMKTNGKLTEEQIKTWSDAAQAQLEVQKEALKNGTFVPGEMGMMGKRGGHDGRMWGGKKAPDSSSTTDSSASATVQ is encoded by the coding sequence ATGAAAAAGAAACTTGTTGTTGGAGTTCTAAGTGCAGTGTTGATAGCAGGAGGGGCCACAGCAGCTTTTGGAGCAACGGATTCAGCGAAGCTCGATGAAATTAAGAGCTTAACTCAGCAAATGTTTGGAATCCAGAAGCAAATTGTCGACAAAGAAGTGGAAGCTGGGCTTAGGACTGCTGAACAGGCAGAGGCCCTGAAGGGGTTTATTGACAAACATCAAGAAGCAAGCGATAAAGCCTTAGCAGAAGGTAAAGTTTTTGGTCCAGGTATGGCTGGTAAACATCCGGAAATGCGCGATAAGGTTATGAAGTTCAAAAATGGTGAACCTATGACTGACGAAGAACTTGCGGCCTGGAGTGAAGCTGCTCAAGCTCGTTTAACTGCTCAAATTGAGGCCATGAAAACCAACGGCAAATTGACAGAGGAACAGATCAAGACTTGGAGTGATGCTGCCCAAGCTCAACTGGAGGTGCAAAAAGAGGCTTTGAAAAATGGCACATTTGTACCGGGTGAAATGGGAATGATGGGGAAGCGTGGAGGTCATGACGGCCGGATGTGGGGCGGAAAGAAAGCGCCTGATTCCAGCTCCACTACTGACTCTTCGGCGTCAGCTACTGTCCAGTGA
- a CDS encoding zinc-ribbon domain containing protein: protein MFNDKVLNCKDCGRDFEFTASEQEFYAEKGFTNEPGRCPECRAAKKAQNRNNGGGGYGRQQREMFPAICATCGKETTVPFQPSGDKPVYCRDCYQPRTRSNW, encoded by the coding sequence ATGTTTAATGACAAAGTATTGAATTGCAAAGACTGCGGACGGGATTTCGAATTCACTGCATCAGAACAAGAGTTTTATGCAGAAAAAGGATTCACTAACGAACCAGGACGTTGCCCTGAGTGCCGTGCAGCTAAAAAAGCTCAGAACAGAAACAATGGTGGTGGCGGATATGGCCGTCAACAACGTGAAATGTTCCCAGCTATCTGCGCAACTTGCGGGAAAGAAACAACTGTTCCTTTCCAACCATCAGGTGACAAACCAGTTTATTGCCGCGATTGCTACCAACCACGTACACGCAGCAATTGGTAA